One Oryza sativa Japonica Group chromosome 8, ASM3414082v1 DNA window includes the following coding sequences:
- the LOC107276863 gene encoding uncharacterized protein: MQRRCLSLYVAVLMLVWLFFAPLSVVAGSLIAIPSALDGSRTSHRRPIENPRFNVTLWEKNEINTRPKASHGFDDGDEVSYTVAMPFIEKLRRRCAVATGGSHRRCDATAIRQFEEDVAPCLLEMLKVNREFSHTLSNLDYSRWLGPYYLDLAVQQRSQMMNLFCMNKPNVLACLC; this comes from the exons ATGCAACGCCGCTGTCTATCCCTCTACGTTGCCGTTCTCATGCTCGTCTGGCTCTTCTTCGCGCCgctctccgtcgtcgccggcagccTTATCGCCATCCCCAGCGCACTCG ACGGTAGCCGCACCTCTCACCGTCGCCCTATTGAAAATCCACGGTTCAACGTGACGCTCTGGGAGAAAAACGAGATCAATACTAGACCTAAGGCGTCCCATGGATTTGACGATGGTGACGAAGTCTCCTACACCGTGGCCATGCCCTTCATAGAGAAGCTTAGGCGGCGATGCGCCGTGGCCACCGGCGGTAGCCATCGTCGCTGCGATGCCACAGCGATCAGGCAGTTTGAGGAGGATGTGGCTCCCTGCCTGCTAGAGATGTTGAAGGTGAACAGGGAGTTCAGCCACACATTGTCTAATTTGGATTATAGTAGATGGCTGGGCCCCTATTATCTGGATTTGGCCGTGCAGCAAAGGTCCCAAATGATGAACTTGTTTTGCATGAACAAACCCAATGTTTTAGCGTGCTTATGCTAG